In a single window of the Dreissena polymorpha isolate Duluth1 chromosome 3, UMN_Dpol_1.0, whole genome shotgun sequence genome:
- the LOC127874127 gene encoding KN motif and ankyrin repeat domain-containing protein 2-like isoform X5, with amino-acid sequence MDSRVTYMSKSATAEVREMRETKTEVRPMKKEFHPIETEIHVTELRPIKLGPMPKNGDISVGSSKKQQRTWERRLLSEGGLGDMNPQTYGYNKTSHNSSLDRGSNQETRTESRRSHSASRHEYTDTNMPEMRSNMIRTVTSRTGSLPSTGSLPSPKDRGTAEFQRRDLSPNYRMTEDQVTTVDGKCSCCPYGYHVDVDFMSYCDTLSNQSYLKQLRRIQHEKRKLRKSMETYVLDQEKTEGRSTIMNPMESQSYYKESTTNRLLDEIDTSVDQTINSIDTMMKTSQNSRQLYTDSGSATVQQLKEPRKFNTFPKKVGRQVAEELQNYNETFTATLNTNDRVDSNGSLSSISTEHSERFLLQPLNQVNQINQGYTSTETTTSRTTNITSQQLAETIAIHLPLEDGAASAQTNSANISQQSLQAIRESMAVSLQRMKELEEQVKAIPVLQVRISVLKEEKRLLGLQMQAQKHVNCVSRGVGDDTIEPQSPLSPRTPPATLPKPKVKMAAVGDHNVHEAYVVQPEIENTNTHVYERETIIIDRAERQQAVFTQEDAKPLTRTVGVGEGNVFDDSMHIHEKELRTVIIGQSEKTGKRNVGIECRVPTRDVGVSYNFDSFEKPATRSVGITTETTALVTNVSFKSEEFTTALRNALAKNVRSVGIQANNKLQMTHVGIQHASSAWNVRSLGVGECSIDVEVRTPVTQRSVSVDAFPDRMNRCVNTDYGWRTDAYTNTLTGIPANNATQTEEARKFNSFTMTEAVNQYQSFTQTDHKVFAILDAFRTNGTNTDKVLTLNTGMNTVMKPQTDQGVNTVQEVQSTRTCGVNTQDAPLRSVGVGEGIIEDSEEEYRFEEEGIETKTTYYTTEQGKETTKVDKGYEIKREYGESRQSSASSLQRSESNDSEVDQNEEVVEEKVWRTTGDGQFTVTTVTTRKVFGAEGDGKVHTETKTVTGGPEVLGSAASLIQKEVESGRTSSSFTITSGRSSVSDLDSDIVSSAVMGSARGSAAGSIRGSTTGSHSSKVTTIQPGISTSTSTALGSTALARVLGTDYEELLQREREKKASGGSVSMQSSSSSSYSSSGSGLSGAAVTLGAKLEQNSGIAVEGGSKSSSSSSYSSSGSGLSGAAMTLGSEKNSSNGVGGGLSSSSSSSSVTRKTKIIREGDLDGGMVTTVTEERSTSGNISPMHELYDSGIMSSSGSLSSGLASSGSWHSDLSSVGGTLKSIMKKRQTDNGSQKRGITFAESVTGGACSTQEEANNINKGFELDSEMKESCQVLALYLEDSTQVQTKQLNASLEKIEKEWFKVSSTKLADAHQVEDNLSCFNEISDRLLEYIVNMQDSNGNTAMHYAVSNGNFDIVSLLLDAGTCDLSKQNKAGYTAIIMATLSYPQTERQVEVVQRLFSMGDINTRAKKDGQTALMFAVRQGILPMVELLLDMGANTNLQDDEGSTALMCAAEHGYTDIIKVLLNSAGCDATIADNEGSTALSIAMEAGHKDAGVLLYAHVNFGPGHSPGHPSGRKARKSSSTSDVPSSVPHL; translated from the exons ATGGACAGCCGGGTCACTTACATGAGTAAATCTGCGACCGCGGAGGTCCGAGAAATGCGCGAAACGAAGACCGAGGTACGCCCAATGAAGAAAGAATTCCATCCAATTGAAACTGAGATTCACGTGACCGAGTTGCGGCCAATAAAACTCGGCCCAATGCCAAAGAATGGCGATATATCTGTTGGGAGCAGCAAGAAGCAGCAACGAACGTGGGAACGTCGTTTGTTATCTGAGGGTGGGTTAGGGGATATGAATCCTCAAACGTACGGCTACAACAAAACGAGTCACAACTCAAGTCTTGACCGTGGGTCGAATCAGGAGACGCGTACAGAGAGTCGGCGGTCTCATTCAGCCTCGAGACACGAGTATACAGATACCAACATGCCTGAAATGAGGTCAAATATGATTCGGACTGTGACCAGTAGAACAGGATCACTTCCTTCCACTGGGTCATTGCCGTCACCTAAAGATAGAGGCACTGCTGAGTTTCAGAGGCGag ATCTGAGCCCAAACTACCGGATGACAGAAGACCAGGTGACCACAGTGGATGGCAAGTGCTCCTGCTGTCCCTATGGTTACCACGTGGACGTTGACTTCATGAGCTACTGCGACACGCTCTCCAACCAGTCCTACCTTAAACAGCTGCGGCGAATCCAGCATGAGAAACGAAAACTCCGCAAGTCCATGGAGACTTATGTACTGGACCAGGAGAAAACAGAAGGAAGGTCTACCATTATGAACCCAATGGAGAGCCAGTCTTACTATAAAGAGTCTACGACGAATCGTCTTCTGGATGAGATAGATACATCTGTTGATCAGACAATCAATTCTATCGACACCATGATGAAGACATCACAGAATTCACGGCAGCTGTACACTGACTCGGGTTCCGCTACTGTTCAGCAGTTAAAAGAACCTAGAAAGTTTAACACATTCCCGAAAAAAGTCGGCAGACAGGTGGCAGAAGAACTGCAAAACTACAATGAAACATTTACGGCGACATTAAACACGAATGATCGCGTTGATTCCAATGGCTCCCTTTCGTCCATTTCGACTGAACACAGTGAGCGATTTCTACTTCAGCCGCTAAATCAGGTTAATCAGATAAATCAGGGTTACACCTCAACTGAAACTACCACATCAAGAACAACTAACATCACGTCTCAGCAGCTAGCTGAAACTATAGCCATCCATCTTCCATTGGAGGACGGTGCTGCTTCAGCCCAAACAAATTCAGCGAATATAAGCCAGCAGTCTTTGCAGGCGATACGAGAGTCGATGGCTGTTAGCTTGCAGAGAATGAAAGAGCTGGAGGAGCAGGTGAAGGCAATTCCAGTACTTCAGGTGCGAATATCCGTTTTAAAAGAAGAGAAACGTCTGTTGGGATTGCAGATGCAGGCACAGAAGCATGTGAATTGTGTGAGCCGCGGGGTAGGTGATGATACCATTGAGCCCCAGTCACCTCTCAGCCCAAGGACTCCTCCAGCGACCTTGCCCAAACCCAAGGTCAAGATGGCTGCTGTTGGTGATCATAACGTCCATGAAGCCTATGTTGTTCAACCCGAAATTGAAAATACGAATACTCATGTGTATGAAAGAGAGACAATTATCATTGACAGGGCTGAACGGCAGCAGGCAGTGTTTACACAGGAAGATGCTAAGCCCCTGACGAGGACTGTTGGTGTTGGTGAAGGAAATGTTTTCGATGACAGCATGCACATTCATGAAAAAGAACTGAGGACAGTCATCATTGGTCAGAGTGAAAAAACTGGAAAGAGAAATGTTGGGATTGAATGCCGTGTGCCTACACGTGACGTTGGTGTGTCATACAATTTTGACTCGTTCGAGAAGCCCGCTACCCGCAGCGTTGGCATCACCACAGAAACAACAGCCCTAGTAACGAATGTCAGTTTCAAGAGCGAAGAATTCACTACTGCTCTTCGCAATGCGTTGGCCAAAAATGTCCGCAGTGTTGGAATCCAGGCGAACAACAAGTTGCAGATGACACACGTGGGAATTCAGCATGCATCATCTGCTTGGAATGTTCGCTCCTTAGGAGTCGGGGAGTGCAGTATAGATGTCGAGGTTCGCACTCCAGTCACTCAGAGATCTGTCAGTGTCGATGCATTCCCCGATAGAATGAATCGCTGTGTGAACACAGACTATGGCTGGCGAACAGATGCTTATACGAACACTCTAACTGGGATCCCTGCGAACAATGCGACCCAGACTGAGGAAGCTCGAAAGTTTAATTCATTCACTATGACAGAGGCTGTAAATCAGTACCAATCCTTCACTCAAACTGATCACAAGGTGTTTGCAATATTGGACGCCTTTAGAACAAATGGAACCAATACAGATAAAGTTCTGACATTAAATACCGGAATGAACACCGTTATGAAACCACAAACAGATCAAGGGGTCAACACGGTGCAAGAAGTTCAGAGCACAAGGACTTGCGGTGTTAACACGCAGGATGCGCCATTGAGATCAGTTGGGGTGGGAGAGGGTATTATTGAGGACAGTGAAGAAGAGTATAGGTTTGAAGAGGAGGGCATAGAGACGAAGACGACATACTATACCACTGAACAGGGCAAGGAAACTACTAAGGTTGATAAAGGTTATGAGATTAAAAGGGAATATGGGGAATCTAGGCAATCCAGTGCAAGTAGTTTGCAAAGGAGTGAATCTAATGATTCTGAGGTAGATCAGAATGAAGAGGTGGTGGAGGAAAAAGTGTGGCGAACAACCGGTGATGGTCAGTTTACTGTTACCACAGTAACCACAAGGAAAGTTTTTGGAGCTGAAGGGGATGGTAAAGTACACACGGAAACAAAGACAGTCACTGGTGGTCCAGAGGTGCTGGGGTCGGCAGCGTCCCTGATACAGAAGGAAGTTGAAAGCGGTCGCACAAGCTCCTCTTTCACAATAACAAGTGGTCGATCTAGTGTGAGTGATCTTGATAGCGATATTGTAAGCTCTGCCGTAATGGGATCTGCTAGGGGATCAGCAGCAGGATCAATAAGGGGATCTACAACAGGATCGCATAGTTCCAAAGTAACTACCATTCAGCCAGGAATATCCACATCAACTTCTACTGCTCTCGGTAGTACTGCACTGGCAAGAGTCTTGGGCACAGATTACGAAGAGCTTTTGCAGCGGGAGCGTGAAAAGAAAGCAAGTGGTGGAAGTGTTAGCATGCAGTCATCATCATCTTCCTCATATTCGTCGTCTGGTTCAGGATTGTCTGGAGCTGCTGTGACGCTTGGTGCTAAATTAGAACAAAATAGCGGTATTGCCGTTGAGGGTGGATCGAAGTCATCGTCTTCTTCCTCTTATTCTTCATCTGGTTCAGGATTGTCTGGAGCTGCCATGACTCTTGGTTCGGAAAAAAATAGCAGCAACGGAGTTGGTGGCGGATTGTCTTCATCATCCTCATCTTCTTCTGTCACTCGCAAGACAAAAATTATCAGGGAAGGCGATTTGGATGGTGGGATGGTCACAACAGTGACTGAGGAACGTTCGACATCTGGCAACATTTCGCCAATGCATGAACTCTACGACTCTGGCATCATGTCGAGCTCTGGCTCATTGTCCTCTGGGCTTGCTTCCTCAGGTTCTTGGCACTCAGACCTGAGCAGTGTAGGTGGTACCCTCAAGTCCATTATGAAGAAGAGGCAGACTGATAATGGCTCCCAGAAAAGGGGAATAACGTTTGCAGAGTCTGTAACTGGCGG TGCATGCAGCACACAGGAGGAAGCCAATAACATAAACAAGGG atttgaaCTAGATTCAGAAATGAAAGAATCTTGCCAAGTGCTTGCCTTGTATCTGGAAGACTCCACACAAGTACAGACAAAGCAGTTG AATGCAAGCCTAGAGAAGATTGAGAAGGAATGGTTCAAAGTCTCGTCAACAAAGCTTGCAGACGCCCACCAAGTGGAAGATAACCTCTCGTGTTTCAACGAGATTTCGGATCGCTTGCTTGAGTATATAGTCAACATGCAGGACTCCAAT GGGAACACGGCCATGCACTACGCCGTCTCCAACGGCAACTTTGACATTGTGAGTCTACTCCTTGATGCGGGCACCTGCGACCTGAGCAAGCAGAACAAGGCGGGCTACACTGCCATCATCATGGCCACGCTGTCCTACCCGCAGACCGAGCGACAGGTGGAGGTGGTGCAGAGGCTGTTCTCCATGGGCGATATCAATACCAGGGCTAAAAAA
- the LOC127874127 gene encoding KN motif and ankyrin repeat domain-containing protein 1-like isoform X1: protein MDSRVTYMSKSATAEVREMRETKTEVRPMKKEFHPIETEIHVTELRPIKLGPMPKNGDISVGSSKKQQRTWERRLLSEGGLGDMNPQTYGYNKTSHNSSLDRGSNQETRTESRRSHSASRHEYTDTNMPEMRSNMIRTVTSRTGSLPSTGSLPSPKDRGTAEFQRRDLSPNYRMTEDQVTTVDGKCSCCPYGYHVDVDFMSYCDTLSNQSYLKQLRRIQHEKRKLRKSMETYVLDQEKTEGRSTIMNPMESQSYYKESTTNRLLDEIDTSVDQTINSIDTMMKTSQNSRQLYTDSGSATVQQLKEPRKFNTFPKKVGRQVAEELQNYNETFTATLNTNDRVDSNGSLSSISTEHSERFLLQPLNQVNQINQGYTSTETTTSRTTNITSQQLAETIAIHLPLEDGAASAQTNSANISQQSLQAIRESMAVSLQRMKELEEQVKAIPVLQVRISVLKEEKRLLGLQMQAQKHVNCVSRGVGDDTIEPQSPLSPRTPPATLPKPKVKMAAVGDHNVHEAYVVQPEIENTNTHVYERETIIIDRAERQQAVFTQEDAKPLTRTVGVGEGNVFDDSMHIHEKELRTVIIGQSEKTGKRNVGIECRVPTRDVGVSYNFDSFEKPATRSVGITTETTALVTNVSFKSEEFTTALRNALAKNVRSVGIQANNKLQMTHVGIQHASSAWNVRSLGVGECSIDVEVRTPVTQRSVSVDAFPDRMNRCVNTDYGWRTDAYTNTLTGIPANNATQTEEARKFNSFTMTEAVNQYQSFTQTDHKVFAILDAFRTNGTNTDKVLTLNTGMNTVMKPQTDQGVNTVQEVQSTRTCGVNTQDAPLRSVGVGEGIIEDSEEEYRFEEEGIETKTTYYTTEQGKETTKVDKGYEIKREYGESRQSSASSLQRSESNDSEVDQNEEVVEEKVWRTTGDGQFTVTTVTTRKVFGAEGDGKVHTETKTVTGGPEVLGSAASLIQKEVESGRTSSSFTITSGRSSVSDLDSDIVSSAVMGSARGSAAGSIRGSTTGSHSSKVTTIQPGISTSTSTALGSTALARVLGTDYEELLQREREKKASGGSVSMQSSSSSSYSSSGSGLSGAAVTLGAKLEQNSGIAVEGGSKSSSSSSYSSSGSGLSGAAMTLGSEKNSSNGVGGGLSSSSSSSSVTRKTKIIREGDLDGGMVTTVTEERSTSGNISPMHELYDSGIMSSSGSLSSGLASSGSWHSDLSSVGGTLKSIMKKRQTDNGSQKRGITFAESVTGGACSTQEEANNINKGETDSEGATSDHSSNEEDEEEGEVESQEEEEANEEEGEGGEIVDAGSDSDDSFTEGGYDCLKGNIIYKCKDDEAIASGLPGAKMFDQNIRETSRQRRFELDSEMKESCQVLALYLEDSTQVQTKQLNASLEKIEKEWFKVSSTKLADAHQVEDNLSCFNEISDRLLEYIVNMQDSNGNTAMHYAVSNGNFDIVSLLLDAGTCDLSKQNKAGYTAIIMATLSYPQTERQVEVVQRLFSMGDINTRAKKDGQTALMFAVRQGILPMVELLLDMGANTNLQDDEGSTALMCAAEHGYTDIIKVLLNSAGCDATIADNEGSTALSIAMEAGHKDAGVLLYAHVNFGPGHSPGHPSGRKARKSSSTSDVPSSVPHL, encoded by the exons ATGGACAGCCGGGTCACTTACATGAGTAAATCTGCGACCGCGGAGGTCCGAGAAATGCGCGAAACGAAGACCGAGGTACGCCCAATGAAGAAAGAATTCCATCCAATTGAAACTGAGATTCACGTGACCGAGTTGCGGCCAATAAAACTCGGCCCAATGCCAAAGAATGGCGATATATCTGTTGGGAGCAGCAAGAAGCAGCAACGAACGTGGGAACGTCGTTTGTTATCTGAGGGTGGGTTAGGGGATATGAATCCTCAAACGTACGGCTACAACAAAACGAGTCACAACTCAAGTCTTGACCGTGGGTCGAATCAGGAGACGCGTACAGAGAGTCGGCGGTCTCATTCAGCCTCGAGACACGAGTATACAGATACCAACATGCCTGAAATGAGGTCAAATATGATTCGGACTGTGACCAGTAGAACAGGATCACTTCCTTCCACTGGGTCATTGCCGTCACCTAAAGATAGAGGCACTGCTGAGTTTCAGAGGCGag ATCTGAGCCCAAACTACCGGATGACAGAAGACCAGGTGACCACAGTGGATGGCAAGTGCTCCTGCTGTCCCTATGGTTACCACGTGGACGTTGACTTCATGAGCTACTGCGACACGCTCTCCAACCAGTCCTACCTTAAACAGCTGCGGCGAATCCAGCATGAGAAACGAAAACTCCGCAAGTCCATGGAGACTTATGTACTGGACCAGGAGAAAACAGAAGGAAGGTCTACCATTATGAACCCAATGGAGAGCCAGTCTTACTATAAAGAGTCTACGACGAATCGTCTTCTGGATGAGATAGATACATCTGTTGATCAGACAATCAATTCTATCGACACCATGATGAAGACATCACAGAATTCACGGCAGCTGTACACTGACTCGGGTTCCGCTACTGTTCAGCAGTTAAAAGAACCTAGAAAGTTTAACACATTCCCGAAAAAAGTCGGCAGACAGGTGGCAGAAGAACTGCAAAACTACAATGAAACATTTACGGCGACATTAAACACGAATGATCGCGTTGATTCCAATGGCTCCCTTTCGTCCATTTCGACTGAACACAGTGAGCGATTTCTACTTCAGCCGCTAAATCAGGTTAATCAGATAAATCAGGGTTACACCTCAACTGAAACTACCACATCAAGAACAACTAACATCACGTCTCAGCAGCTAGCTGAAACTATAGCCATCCATCTTCCATTGGAGGACGGTGCTGCTTCAGCCCAAACAAATTCAGCGAATATAAGCCAGCAGTCTTTGCAGGCGATACGAGAGTCGATGGCTGTTAGCTTGCAGAGAATGAAAGAGCTGGAGGAGCAGGTGAAGGCAATTCCAGTACTTCAGGTGCGAATATCCGTTTTAAAAGAAGAGAAACGTCTGTTGGGATTGCAGATGCAGGCACAGAAGCATGTGAATTGTGTGAGCCGCGGGGTAGGTGATGATACCATTGAGCCCCAGTCACCTCTCAGCCCAAGGACTCCTCCAGCGACCTTGCCCAAACCCAAGGTCAAGATGGCTGCTGTTGGTGATCATAACGTCCATGAAGCCTATGTTGTTCAACCCGAAATTGAAAATACGAATACTCATGTGTATGAAAGAGAGACAATTATCATTGACAGGGCTGAACGGCAGCAGGCAGTGTTTACACAGGAAGATGCTAAGCCCCTGACGAGGACTGTTGGTGTTGGTGAAGGAAATGTTTTCGATGACAGCATGCACATTCATGAAAAAGAACTGAGGACAGTCATCATTGGTCAGAGTGAAAAAACTGGAAAGAGAAATGTTGGGATTGAATGCCGTGTGCCTACACGTGACGTTGGTGTGTCATACAATTTTGACTCGTTCGAGAAGCCCGCTACCCGCAGCGTTGGCATCACCACAGAAACAACAGCCCTAGTAACGAATGTCAGTTTCAAGAGCGAAGAATTCACTACTGCTCTTCGCAATGCGTTGGCCAAAAATGTCCGCAGTGTTGGAATCCAGGCGAACAACAAGTTGCAGATGACACACGTGGGAATTCAGCATGCATCATCTGCTTGGAATGTTCGCTCCTTAGGAGTCGGGGAGTGCAGTATAGATGTCGAGGTTCGCACTCCAGTCACTCAGAGATCTGTCAGTGTCGATGCATTCCCCGATAGAATGAATCGCTGTGTGAACACAGACTATGGCTGGCGAACAGATGCTTATACGAACACTCTAACTGGGATCCCTGCGAACAATGCGACCCAGACTGAGGAAGCTCGAAAGTTTAATTCATTCACTATGACAGAGGCTGTAAATCAGTACCAATCCTTCACTCAAACTGATCACAAGGTGTTTGCAATATTGGACGCCTTTAGAACAAATGGAACCAATACAGATAAAGTTCTGACATTAAATACCGGAATGAACACCGTTATGAAACCACAAACAGATCAAGGGGTCAACACGGTGCAAGAAGTTCAGAGCACAAGGACTTGCGGTGTTAACACGCAGGATGCGCCATTGAGATCAGTTGGGGTGGGAGAGGGTATTATTGAGGACAGTGAAGAAGAGTATAGGTTTGAAGAGGAGGGCATAGAGACGAAGACGACATACTATACCACTGAACAGGGCAAGGAAACTACTAAGGTTGATAAAGGTTATGAGATTAAAAGGGAATATGGGGAATCTAGGCAATCCAGTGCAAGTAGTTTGCAAAGGAGTGAATCTAATGATTCTGAGGTAGATCAGAATGAAGAGGTGGTGGAGGAAAAAGTGTGGCGAACAACCGGTGATGGTCAGTTTACTGTTACCACAGTAACCACAAGGAAAGTTTTTGGAGCTGAAGGGGATGGTAAAGTACACACGGAAACAAAGACAGTCACTGGTGGTCCAGAGGTGCTGGGGTCGGCAGCGTCCCTGATACAGAAGGAAGTTGAAAGCGGTCGCACAAGCTCCTCTTTCACAATAACAAGTGGTCGATCTAGTGTGAGTGATCTTGATAGCGATATTGTAAGCTCTGCCGTAATGGGATCTGCTAGGGGATCAGCAGCAGGATCAATAAGGGGATCTACAACAGGATCGCATAGTTCCAAAGTAACTACCATTCAGCCAGGAATATCCACATCAACTTCTACTGCTCTCGGTAGTACTGCACTGGCAAGAGTCTTGGGCACAGATTACGAAGAGCTTTTGCAGCGGGAGCGTGAAAAGAAAGCAAGTGGTGGAAGTGTTAGCATGCAGTCATCATCATCTTCCTCATATTCGTCGTCTGGTTCAGGATTGTCTGGAGCTGCTGTGACGCTTGGTGCTAAATTAGAACAAAATAGCGGTATTGCCGTTGAGGGTGGATCGAAGTCATCGTCTTCTTCCTCTTATTCTTCATCTGGTTCAGGATTGTCTGGAGCTGCCATGACTCTTGGTTCGGAAAAAAATAGCAGCAACGGAGTTGGTGGCGGATTGTCTTCATCATCCTCATCTTCTTCTGTCACTCGCAAGACAAAAATTATCAGGGAAGGCGATTTGGATGGTGGGATGGTCACAACAGTGACTGAGGAACGTTCGACATCTGGCAACATTTCGCCAATGCATGAACTCTACGACTCTGGCATCATGTCGAGCTCTGGCTCATTGTCCTCTGGGCTTGCTTCCTCAGGTTCTTGGCACTCAGACCTGAGCAGTGTAGGTGGTACCCTCAAGTCCATTATGAAGAAGAGGCAGACTGATAATGGCTCCCAGAAAAGGGGAATAACGTTTGCAGAGTCTGTAACTGGCGG TGCATGCAGCACACAGGAGGAAGCCAATAACATAAACAAGGG CGAAACAGACAGCGAAGGTGCAACATCGGACCACTCCTCAAACGAGGAAGATGAGGAGGAGGGGGAGGTCGAAAGTCAAGAGGAGGAGGAGGCAAATGAGGAGGAGGGTGAGGGTGGGGAAATTGTGGATGCAGGTTCCGACAGTGACGACAGTTTTACGGAGGGCGGTTATGACTGCTTGAAGGGCAACATTATATATAAGTGTAAAGATGACGAAGCTATCGCCAGTGGATTGCCCGGGGCAAAAATGTTTGACCAAAATATTAgagaaac TTCCAGACAACGAAG atttgaaCTAGATTCAGAAATGAAAGAATCTTGCCAAGTGCTTGCCTTGTATCTGGAAGACTCCACACAAGTACAGACAAAGCAGTTG AATGCAAGCCTAGAGAAGATTGAGAAGGAATGGTTCAAAGTCTCGTCAACAAAGCTTGCAGACGCCCACCAAGTGGAAGATAACCTCTCGTGTTTCAACGAGATTTCGGATCGCTTGCTTGAGTATATAGTCAACATGCAGGACTCCAAT GGGAACACGGCCATGCACTACGCCGTCTCCAACGGCAACTTTGACATTGTGAGTCTACTCCTTGATGCGGGCACCTGCGACCTGAGCAAGCAGAACAAGGCGGGCTACACTGCCATCATCATGGCCACGCTGTCCTACCCGCAGACCGAGCGACAGGTGGAGGTGGTGCAGAGGCTGTTCTCCATGGGCGATATCAATACCAGGGCTAAAAAA